The window acagtactgtccacagatcactgttgtgagctgcgtacatgtacttagacattttttatttatttttttacaggtgcagtgttgcggtcagcgaATCTTGTTGTGGTCCAGCCACTTGCTGTTTCATCGCGTTCTGTCCTGTCCCTGTGTGCGTTTGGGGGAgtacagtgttcctgaggtaatgtccacagtactgtccacagatcactgttgtgagctgcgtacatgtacttagacattttttatttttttttacaggtgcagtgttgcggtcagcgaatcttctggtccagccagttgctgtggAAGCGaggcctgtaaaaaaaaaaaaagagatgtcgtcttctggtagccctccctcctgttcacaaactgaggtattttttttttttttgtgttttttttttaaaagaaaaaaaaaaaaggtttaaaaaaactaAATTTACACAGGTTGCAgaaacatcacaggaggtgctgccAGAAGTGGAcgaaaggggtggagaaatacacggagcgggcggtcatagtgtaagtttcatacaggaattgtttaccacagcacaccaaacacataagtaaataatgtttgtttttttttcttcactaaaggcttcgacttctagggctcacgatagagctcctccaagaccgtcccagggtcgtcgtcgaggtggcggtggtcatagtgtaagaaaattgtttttttttttttttgtttcatgtctgtgtgaattgctgtctaatttttttttttttttttcttttttctttctttgaacaggcatcacagcgtgctcccgattctgacggtgaggaccccggatgtatcaacatcgacctcctcatcgatgaagttagagagagggagccgctgtggaacatggctgaccgccgccacgctgatactatcgtaacgcgtcgactctgggacgaggtatgccacgcagcgatagAAGGTTGGGAGGAGCTCAATTCTCGGGCCCAGaagaaagcgcgtaagtattcacagttcagtaggttatgctgcaggatgtaatgtgttgtatactaaccactttgtgctttccactttcaggtgacaaacttcagaagcggtggcggtctatcagggatcgcttcaaaaaggagttgaatcaagagatgcaggccccgagtggatccggaggacgcagatcgaaataccgttactttagagcgttgtcgttcctccggacaactatggtgtgcagaaggtaaatattccccacaatatgtacaaagtataatagttTATGTCTGatcttttttgcctttttttttagtcagtgccaatgtatagcaattaaattaattattgttttttttttcctctttttaacagcaccgtctgcagcactcgggagcctgcatcgaacccgacaggagcgatccctgaacagtccgccactggggaacacaggcacagaccccacccatctgaaccttccctttcatctacatctgtcccatccacctgcgctggagcttccggtgagacttcattacctgaagctgctggtgacgagatagcttttcccctaccccacccctctgacactgctgccctcagtagaacacctttgggttctgggcgtcagcgtcataggggtcaggaaaggagctatgcgcccgagttcttgcatctaaatgcagccttccagaacgccattaaatTATTAGCAGAACAATCTAGTTCTGGTTTTAGCTTCATGAAGGCCTCTATGgataaaaatacacacgaattgtgcacgcgtctggacaggctgcatttagatgcaagtaaatcacccaatcattgtttttttcaagccgtactcgagcgcatggaaaagctatctcctgaccagcagatgcatgtaatgcaagccacacagcaggctctggcgcaggtttcctcccaaccacctccacccacccctcgtccagcacctgccccccctccagccattgtccctactccccctgctgcccagtaccagcctgctgcccagtaccagcctgctgcccagtaccagctcccaaccacatctgcccctacacttcctacccactaccacctctcgccttccacacccatcatgaccccaacacaagcctctaattcacccgccacctcttctgtctcccaatccctccactcaacCCCACAATCCTTAacacatcccatcccatctcctgttttccctcttggtttctccaccacaccttcaccttctgttacttccccaccaccaccaccaacaccactttccaccctccatactcccactgtgcatgtgttcccatctgacagcccctccagtactatctccaccccaagcccaagatatactaatttataatttatttatgtatgtaataaaaaataaaacattttagttgaaatgtatttatttgttcttgttttttttgggggggaatattattttgcaagttcagttaataataaggtaatacaaaaacataacatgttataatttgacggtgtaaaaattacaaatttttaaagttattcaaagattaaaattaccaaggttaacaagatatttttttatttatttttaactatttttcttTCTTATAAAACTAAAGAtaaatcttataccatttgatcttgccaatctactctaccttctggggacacaaaatagtcagcatatttgtcacggattgttgaacaggcaacactactcctaaatccaggactggtgtagtcagtcaaagaggttgattccaaactctggtcatccaaggacaaaggttcctttgttaaaacaaaattgtgtagtaccacacatgctttcactatttcatcaacagtttcaatgtttaaattaatcgctgttaacaacactcgccatttgctggttagtatcccaaaggagcattccaccattcttctggctctggataatcggtaattatatattttttgtgtttgcgtcaatccacggcttgcatatggctttaatagatgttgggagagttgaaatgcttcgtcggccacaaaaacaaagggcattgggggctcacatgtgccaggaagaggtcttgcaggagggaaatcaaaagtattcccatagattcgccgccccattggggacattttaaagacctgagagtcatttgatctcccatatgcgccaatgtccactgagataaatttgtagtccgcatccgttattgccattaggacaattgagaaatactttttataattgtagtattcagaccccgaagcagcaggtttcacaattcttatatgtttgccgtccactgagccaaggcaatttggaaactgacaaatgttgtagtattgttcggcaattgcaagccatctgtccctggtgggctgggggatgaaatcctcctggaggcaatcccacaaggctcggcaagtgtctctaatgattcccgagatggtggaaattcctagtcgaaactggtagtgaagggacgaaagtgactctccagttgcaaggaatctgtaaaggaaagacaataattaaaaaaaaataatagcaaacacattacagttaaaagtcaatttaacaggaggatacaatt is drawn from Anomaloglossus baeobatrachus isolate aAnoBae1 chromosome 3, aAnoBae1.hap1, whole genome shotgun sequence and contains these coding sequences:
- the LOC142295822 gene encoding uncharacterized protein LOC142295822, producing the protein MADRRHADTIVTRRLWDEVCHAAIEGWEELNSRAQKKARDKLQKRWRSIRDRFKKELNQEMQAPSGSGGRRSKYRYFRALSFLRTTMVCRSTVCSTREPASNPTGAIPEQSATGEHRHRPHPSEPSLSSTSVPSTCAGASGETSLPEAAGDEIAFPLPHPSDTAALSRTPLGSGRQRHRGQERSYAPEFLHLNAAFQNAIKLLAEQSSSGFSFMKASMDKNTHELCTRLDRLHLDASKSPNHCFFQAVLERMEKLSPDQQMHVMQATQQALAQVSSQPPPPTPRPAPAPPPAIVPTPPAAQYQPAAQYQPAAQYQLPTTSAPTLPTHYHLSPSTPIMTPTQASNSPATSSVSQSLHSTPQSLTHPIPSPVFPLGFSTTPSPSVTSPPPPPTPLSTLHTPTVHVFPSDSPSSTISTPSPRYTNL